In the Urocitellus parryii isolate mUroPar1 chromosome 1, mUroPar1.hap1, whole genome shotgun sequence genome, TAATTTTCCTTTTTGCCAAAGCAGCAATCAGAAGATGCACTGGCGATAGTATTCAGGCTCACTAAGCATCTGTGCTTAGGTGACAGGTAAGTATGGACTCTAAATCAATTTCTATCTTCTCCAGGCTCCCTGATGAATTTAGAGCTCAATACCTAGTAGTGAATCCAATTACTGAAATGATAAGCAATTTTGGGAGTCGTCCCTTAACCAAATACACACAGTATTGCATCATCTCTCTCCAAATAGGTTCAGTGTGTAGACAGAGTGTTTATAAAACAGAACACAGGCAATATCTCTGTTTTTCCATGGAGCTCCcttcatttcttcaaatgaaTAATTGAACAATCACAGGATGGGCAGGAGAAACAAAGTATATTCCAGTAAAACATGCTTTAATTCATTCTGCTTCTGGTGACTGGAATTTGCTTCAATTTTTACTTATTAGActttgatgtttatattttaagaacatcTGAAAAACCAGATTACAAAGTTAGAATCCACTCCTCAGACCATCTTAGAAAGCAGAGAGTCTCTCCATAAATGAGAAAGAGACTTGAAGGgcatctgtttattttctttaccattgctttaatgcattttaaaagttatctACATTAATTgggaacaaagaaacaaaaatagacatttctttgttttcataaataacTAATCTCCATATTTGATAAAAATCTCAAACCATTATTTTACCTTCCCACAAATAGAAttcatacaaattattttttctgaaataaggTCAGCAAGTTAAGTATCCTTGAGACTAACATAACCATGTACAATTGCTGCTCTACTtccaggaacaaaacaaaacctctttaTGATACTCTGGGtttctttttattagtgttaTGGATTCAGAATTATAATCATTTGTCAGtaataatttatagattaaaattgattgtctacaaataaaatatcGCTGGCTCTGATGCGAGTTCTGGATTTGACAGCGACAGTGACTATACTGCATGGGGTAGGCACTACACACTTAGGAAATCATAAAAAGTACTGAATGCCCTGGACTCCAACTACTGACTCGGTATGTGCCTCATTTGGCTCAGTAAGAAATTCACCTGCACCAAACCCGTATCAAAAAATCACTAAATCtctcatatatataatatatattatgtatatacacacccACAAGACATACATACTGTACATACAGTTTGTAAAAACATGAAGTAATATTGTCTTTAAAAGATGtgccacagacagacagacatgctGGCTGAAATAAATCCTGTAATTGTCATCAGGCTGCTAGAAGCTTCTGAGTTTTGAGTCAGGTTAACTTACATCCTGCCTATCCTTCACCCTTCTTTAATGTCTtggtagtttttttctttcagaaccaCCCTCCCCAACCCAGGCATATTTCTTCCCCAGAATCACTTGATTAGACTTTGGAGACAAAAAAGGGCATGCAGAGGGAGCAGGGATTCTTAGTCACTGTACCTCACACCTGCCTAGATTTGTGATGTGCTCCATCCTGTTTGCCACATTCGGTGTTAGAAAGCAGTTATTCAAAGCTTTGTCCCTCCTACCCCCCTTGGTCTTTCTGTAGAGCACAAAAGTGAAAGAAGCTTCTTTAGCAGGGGTAGCAGTTCATTAAAATATACAACTGCGCTTCCTAGCTCTGGGGTTCCCATTCTGTACCAGAGAGTGCAGGTCACCGATGCTGTTATTAAGGTTCGGTGTGTGATCCATGAGGTTTTCTCCTGGCAGCCCGTGTCAAGATTAGtgcagccctggcccaggaggGAACTGCCTAATGAATACCAACTTTGAAACAGTGCTGTCGGCATATTATTTAAGCTTGTACGTTCACACAAttacacacaacacatacacacaggacCTGGTCGTCGGCAATAGTCACATGGAAACTTGACAAAAGGTTTGTGTGAATAAACCAATAAGGCACCAAGAAAAATGATTTCCAGCCAATTTAGACAACTTCAAAATGCGAGGAgggaaataatataaattttaaaaacttcccaCAATCTGGCCACTGAGGTCCCATTAGTTCCTGGAGGCAATTTTCTACCTAGATCCTCCCCAGCTAACCTGTGAAGTGAGACACTGCTTAAAACGGGACAGTGAAAGGGACAGTCCAGAAACTGGATCTGAGATACAAACAGGGCCCCTACATCCCAACCTCACAAGGGTGGCTGTGAAGAAGTTGCTGAACTACCTACCCCATAGCCTTTCATTTTATAACTGTTTTCATGAGtatgatttgtttttataacaaaaatgcaaaacagggaaAAATAAGTATGTGGGTAGAAATAAGGAGTGGCTATAAATAGATGCAGTATTCTCCCTAGGTGGGTTGGCTGAGTACTAAAAGGGGGggtatctttgtttcttttagtgaatgagggaagaaaggagagcaggGGTGAGAATAAAAGGTGCTTCTGAAACTAGATCTCAGAAAGCATAACCTATCTTGCTTGCCTCCCTTGGCTTAGCATCTATGTTTTAACTGTCTAATTTTGCAGGTTAAATTAATTGTTTTCAGGTTTTGGGATGTtgcaacaaaaaaacccaaaagtgTGAATCCACTCACTTCATCCTACAACTTCTAGATTTAGTGCATCATTTCTGGATTTGAAGGAAGGGGGATAGCCCAAATCTGAAGGCAGCAGATTCTGGGAAGACATGTTAAATGAGGTATGAGGTCAAGGTGATCTCATTTGAAAAAAGGAGAGGAACTGGTGGCCAGGCAGGAGATCCATTGCAAGGTTCTAGGAAGAGGCTTCTGaataaatagaggaaaaagaTATGCGCAAAGTTCTGTAGCTATGTATACACGGTTCTGTCAAATCTCcgggatttttaattttgattcagAGAATGAGCTGGGCAAGAGCAGTACGATTTTATTAATGTGATCAGCTTTGGAGCTATGGTACTAGACTTCTCTCCACCAACTATTTTGATTCCCTGTGGCAACTATGTATTTGTCTACTCAACACTCATGAAGGAAAAATGATGTAGGTTTAAATTTTTCTAACTTTGGTTCAAATGAAGCTCAAATGCCTAGATTCCAATTGTTTCCCTAGGGAAGCTTTCTCAGTCTTTAATTGCTTTGGccattaaatttcttttccacTCGGTCCTGGTCACTGGTATTTTCTGGCTGATGCACTGTCACCCCTTTCCCAGTGGTGGCCTCACACTCTTCATGAATGAATGGTTAAACAGATTAGGAGAACATAACTTCCGAAGgcaaagaagtgtgtgtgtgtgtgtgtgtgtgtattcaccaAGATATAGGCTTTCATATATGAAGGAATGGTTAAACATTAGAAAAGCAAACCTAGTAACAGCAAGTGTGTTATAGgcctttctttttctcagaaaaggaaaaggaaaattaaggTGGGGTGGGAagtggagtggggagggggcttCTTCTTGCAATGGCATTCCACTAATCATATTTAAAAGCTTATGCAAGGATGTTGTGGATCTCATTTGTTTTCAGAGACTGCAGAGAGCACTGTATTGctgctttgggggaaaaaaaaaaaaactagccctGAGTCCAGGGACACTTGTTTTCCCTCCTTGGGGCCAATGTTTGTTCACAGGTAgccagcctccctcccccagtTCAAGCACTTCACTGGAGGGTGGGTGTGGTTTCTAATCACAGCTCTCCAGGAGAGAaggaataagaaaagcaaaaagactgTTTAACATGATAAAGGAGGCAGGGTGAGGGAGCAGATAAGAGAAGCTGGAAATTTACTTTAATTACTGGAAGCATATCCGTTTTAGTCCTTTAATTTAAAAGGGAGCCCTCTTTAGCAACAATCCCTAAGTATTTCCAGAAGACGAGAGTGGGTGTACTTTCACCAAAATTGTAACACAagttcctttaaaataataaggGATCACAGAAGCTTATTAAGAACCACCCACCCCCTCTCTGGCACAACGCTTACCATCTCACCAGTCTAGAATTCACGCTCAACCAATCATCATCTCTTAGGCTCTTATTATTGCAAATGTTTATGGCGGACATTCTAGCTGCTACTTCTAACTTGGACAGGACACTGGTTCTGTTAGGAATGAAAATGACTGCTGCAAAGAACCCAAAGCTCAACTGACAAGGTTAAGGATGCACACAAAATCCCTAGGCACTCCCTCACCTAAACCTGTCAACTTGGAGAGGCCCTAGCACATTATGTTCCCCTCCTTGGGAGGACTTGGGGCTGTACTCTGGGACGTGCAGCAGTTCTAAAGCAGCTTGGACACTTTTAAGCAGTGGAAGGAGAAATTAGTTGAAAAAGCACACTCCACTCCTTTCCAGTCACAGCAACCCAAACTTTcactgttcacattttttttttaaagacacacgtataggaaatatattttcccaaTTTAGACCACACAGTTCAAAGAAACCTGAACCAAATGGAACCTCATTACAATGCCAACTTTAGGATTGTAAAGCCCCCAAAGCAAAGGTAAATTCTGTTGCCAAAATGCAACagttaaaaattaagaacaatacatataaattaaaaagagggTTCCTCTAAAGGCGGCAGTTAAGAAACGCAAATCAGTCTACGCGTGAGCAGAGCCCCTTTAAGAACTGGGACAGATGCTCCCTGGAAACTgcccctttcccctctctccaaTTTGTCCTGGGAGGGGGCCTCAGCACCACGAAGGTAAACGGAAGTGACCTTCTCAAGCTACGAAACAAAACAACCCCCTCCCTCAACTCCCAGCACGGGTCCCTCGGCCGAGGCCTCCTCCTATACGTGCGACAGGGACACCTGCTTGTGGTAGGCGGCAGAGGGGCCCGGAGGCCCGGTCCTGCCAGTGAGCGCCGCGCTCGCCTCGGCGTAGTCCCCGGCGGCCATAGCGCCCCCGCTCTTGTGGCCCCGCCGCGGGCGGCAGCAGCAGCGGCTGGTGAAGCGCCGCCAAGACTCCACTGTCTTGCCGGACCAGATCCAGACGCCCGACGTGATGCCCACCACCAGGCACATGAAATACTTGAGCATGAGCACCCAGTACTCGGGCTTGGCGCGCGGCTGGCCGGCGTCGGGGCCCGGGCAAGCGCAGGTGAGAGCCGCCTCCCAGCTCTCGCGATAGTGCTGCTCGTACAGGTAGCAGGCCACCACGATGCTGGCGGGCACCGTGTAGAGCAACGTGAAGATGCCAATGCGGATCATGAGCTTCTCCAGCTTGTCCGTCTTGGTGCCGCCCTGCTTAATGACGCTGCGGATGCGGAAAAGCGACACGAAGCCCGCTAGGAGGAAGAGTGTGCCCACCAGGAGGTAGAGCACCAGTGGGCCCAGGACGAAGCCGCGAAGAGAGTTCAGGTTCTGGTTGCCCACGTAGCATATGCCGGCGACCGGGTCCCCGTCCACCGAGCTCAGAGCCAGCGCCGTAATGGACTTGACGCTGGGAATAAGCCACGCTGCTAGGTGGAAGTACTGTGCATAACCCGCAATGGCCTCATTGCCCCATTTCATGCCAGCCGCCAAGAACCAGGTGAGCGACAGGATGACCCACCAGATGGAACTGGCCATGCCAAAGAAGTAGACTAGCAGGAATACGACGGTGCACAGCGCAGGGCCGGTCGTCTCATAGTGGATATGGTTGTGCTCCCGGCTGCAGGCCACACTGGCATGGCCCACCACCAGGCGCACCAGGAATCCCAGCGACACGCACAGGTAGCAGGCTGACAGAAAGATAATTGGGCGCTCCGGATAGCGGAAGCGTTCCATGTCAATGAGGAAAGTGGCCACCGTCGTGGAAGTGGAGATGAAGCAAAGCACTGACCAGAGACCAATCCAGAAGGTGGCGAACGTGCGCTCGTCTGGGCTGAAGGACGGCTGGTAGCAGGGCACCGCACAGTTGGGCACCTGTCCTGTTCGCACCTTGTTGTAGAGTGGGTGCGACTCCTTCAGGATGGGCACGAAGGGCTCGCGGCACGTGCACACAGATGGGCCCCCTGCTGTGCACTCGCTCCCGGAGGACGGCGCCCCTGGCGGGCCTGGGAGGGTGGGCTTGGCTGGGAAGGATTTGGGGGGCGTCGTGGTGGCCTCACTGCGGTTGTAATCCATGCACAGGACCTCGGCGTCGCGGCCCAGCACAGGGAGACGGTCACAGCTCATGCGCTCTGGCCAGGCGAAGCCGTACTGGCGCATGAGAGGCGAGCAGCCGGCCTTGGCGCGCTCGCACACGGAGCGGCAGGGCGGCAGCGGTTTATGGTAGTCCGGCAGGCAGATGGGCGTGTACATGGAGCACAGGAAGAAGCGCAAGTCCGGCGAGCAGTGGATCTCCACCAGTGGCCAGAACTGGTGCACCTCCAGGCCCGCCTCGTCCTGCGTGTCGTGGTTGAACTGGTTGGGCATGTGCGTCAGGTTGTAGCCGATGCCGCGGCACATGGGTACCGTGATTTCCTGGCACACCGGGGCCTTGGAGGCGGCCGCCGCCCGGCCCGCCAGCTGCGCCAGAAGCAACAGCAGGAGCGAGGGCGGCGCGCACGGGTCAGGCCGAGCCatcgccccctccctcccctctcctcccgcAGCCCGCGAGGGGCCAAGGCAGGCAGAGGAAACCGGGGCTGGGGCTTCCCTCTCCGGAGTCTCCCGTGTGACGCTGGCGTTGGCAACCtgttggtttctttttctcttaaagaaaTCCGTCCAAAGATAAACTGCTTCGGGAAAGCGCTGCCTCCACTGCCAGCACTCAGCTCTTCGCAGGACAGGGCTGGAGAGGGACGGTCAGGGCTCCAATTCCAGGGAAGGGACTCTTTTAAAAGAGAAGGGGCGGGGGGAGAAAAATTGCAACCTCTCCTTTTGGAGGGGCGTCCCAACGGCTCCGTACCCAAAGCAGTCTCCAATCTCTAACTTAACcactctcttttcctcccctcaaCCTCCTCGAACCAAAGTACTGACTCTCACCACCCTCCTTTTCCTGGCCGGGCCCTCCAGGCTGTGCCTCGGGGTCAGAGCGCTCAGCCCCCGGAAAAGGGCAGAGAAACCGGGAGAACAGGGCAAAAGGGAAGGCGCGGGCTCTCACCTCTAAGGATCTCGCCGAGAAGGGCAGATGTCTGCAGCCAGCCTGGGTCTTCTGTCCCTGGGACACTCGGCTCAAAAACGCAACTCCGAGTCGGGCCGAGGCCGGGAAAGTTTAGCGACAGGCTGGGTAACCGTGGCGGCGACACATGGTAGCAGGTGGGGGCGTCTCAGAGAGCTGGCCGCCCCCCGAACAGGGTCGGCGCAGGCCTGTCACTCGCCTTCTCTTCCTCCGGGCCCCCCGTCATGTTCTAGGCGGAGTGGGGCAGAGGCAGGCCGTGTGTTCCACCCGGGTCCGAGAGCCGGAGCAAAGGCGAGAGCGCCTGGCAGCacctgggagggaggaaggcgGAATGCGGTGGCCGGGAGACCCGGCCGCCTCACAGCACGGCTAGCAGCCGGCGCTGGCCCGGCCGGGACTGCATGGTGCGCGCTCGCCGCCGCGTCCCGCCCGCCGCTCGCCTCCTCCCCTGCAGGGGGCTCCGCGCTCCAGCGAACTCCTGGGGGCGGTGGCTGTGCTATCGGGAAGCAACGGGTTGTTCGGCTCCTCCCCCGCGCTCTCGCAACCTGCCGCCCACCTTCGGTGGGCACAGAGCAGCGCAGACGGCAGCGGGGACACGGCCGCGGGCTGactgccctctccctccctgcccggGTCACCTGCCTCTAATGCCCGGCGGGacgccccgccccggccccgccccctcaAGCCTGGGCTCGAGTGGTGGGCCACCCGGCCAAGCTCTCCGCACGTCCCCTCCCACTGCCCCGCGGGCTCGGCCTCTCCCTAGGCGCCCTCTGGCCCCTCCCTGGGCCGGCAGCCGAAGAAAACTGGCCAATCGTGAGTCGGCGAATGGCGGGGGTGGGGCGAATGCTAATCACGCCGCCTTGAGAACCCGGGCGGGAAACCCTGGCCAGGAGTCCCTCCGGAGTTCTCAGCGAGCGCTCGCTAGTTCGGGACTCACTTTGCTGCGATGTGGTAGATTACGAACCATCGCATTCAGGGCTCCCACCAGGTTTCTTTACAGAGTCCAGCGCTTGTATAAACAACTACTCAAAGAATCATTTTTAGCTGCAGCACCTGTCTCTCTCCTTCGAGGTATTGAATTGGGTGAAAGAAGAGCTAATACTTATTGAACCCCCAACAACTTGTTAATCGTTTGCATCTTAATGCAAGACCCGAAATCCTTACAGTTCCCTGAAGCAAGTGCTCCTTAGAGGTGAAGAAGACGAGACTTAGCAGCTTGACCTAGGCAACCGAACTCGACAATCTTGTTCGCCGCCGCATCCGAGCgtttggcacacagtaggcgctCAAATCTCAATTCTAGGGTTGGAACCCAAGTAGTTGGGAGCGGCATTCACGATCTTTACCACTacccccccaaaacacacaccCCCATATTATCGAAATCTCCCAGGCTTCGACCTTTACTTTTGCACATCGTAACAAAATCCTTCTATTgtgacaagaattttttttttttttctgggtttggGAGACTTGTTAGTCCTTATCAGTCGGGATTTATAATCCCAGGCAGGTCCGGAATCGCCCACGGCTCAAGGTTCTGCACTGGGCAGGACGCTGGGGAGTTGCCTGCTGCTGAGTTGCGCACTTGCGCACCCCgagggcggcgggggggggggggcgcgcaTCAGCCTGTTGGACTCCAGATGGGTTATTATGCTGGGAGTTTTAAATGTCCTACAAATGCCTCTTTTCTACGCGTTCTAATTAGGTTGGAAGACTGAGGTGTTTAGCATATTTAACATTCATTCACACACGTACGAAGAGGGTTTAAATTGTATCCAGCTCTCTCACCCCTTCCTTACACAGGGCGGAAGGCAAAATAGGCAGAGGGCCTGGGGACACTTGAAGGATTCAGGACTGGACTCAGTGACTGAGATTCAAATGTGAATTGTTGTCGATCATCTGTCCTGGCTCACATTTGTACAAATTAGGAGACTAAATTTCAGAATAGCCATCCCCCTCCTGCTTCTGAACAAAGCTTGATGGGAAATAATGAAGAATATGTGTGTTAATATCAGCCTCACAGTTAAAAAGGAGTAAATTGCCTCAGAGACACCATAACTGTTAATAATTGTTTACAGAGTACATTACATCGTTCATTTTCTGGAATTCTACAGGTATTCGTATTTTTATCTCTGGGTTTTTGGAACCACTTAGCCTTCGAGGTCTGCAGATGCCCGGGTTGAAAATAGTGGGAGTTGAAATGCTATGGCATAGCAGTCCAGAAGAAAGGGGCACCCTCAGTGGAAAGTATGTGCAGCCTGTGAGCATGCCAAGGGAGGCCTAGCTCATTCTGTGCCTTATATGCAACGTGCATATTATTGGGGATGAACAAGTGTTggctaataataaaaattatttgaagttgGATAATGTTAATCACTCATACTGGAATTTAGCCAGATTACTTGTGTTATATCATTTGGTTCTGACTCAAAGTATGTTGTCTACTGGTTTACAAACCTCTCTTCTTAATGAACAACACAAATTTTACTTTTGCTTGGAGAGCTCTAATAATAGGaacaatagaagaaaatacagtgGAAAGAGATTTACTTTTGTATTGTATAGCTTTtcgtatcattttaatttttcttcttttgctataTTACTtcaatttaaagataatttaaaatatgatctttAACATATCCCAGGTAGGATCCTAAGTAATTTTACCTCATTTAATCATTGTAACAATCATATGAAGAAACTGGCACCAAAATGACTTCCTTAAAGGTATTTATTTAGTACATGGAAAGGGTAGAAATCAAAATTTGTATACACCATGATGACTACAGTTAATATGTTGCAACTGAAAattgctaaaataattttaagtgttcttaccacaggGTGTGGGGGGGTAACTATGTGAGGCAATGCATATGCTAAAttgcttgatttagccattccacagtgTATACAAACATATCAAAACATTATGTTGTACATCATTAATAtagagaatttttattaatttaaaattaaagaacacaCAATTTTCTCCTAGATCTTTAGTATTCAACAAGCTAGAAAAcactgcttttttaaaagatgaaatttatttaattttttgagtgtgtgttgtatggtggtgctgggatggaacccagggcctggcacacggTAGACAAATGCTCTGCTGCTGAACTATGTCCCCAACCCATACCATTGCAATTTTTAAGCACTTAGAGCATTGCCAAGCATCCTTATCTATCAGTTTACTCATCTATTCTTCCAACTATTTATCCAAAAAGTCACTCAACAAACATGAAATTTCTTAGTTGAATAAACTACTGTTATGTTAAACTTATTTCTATCAAACCAAACTCATGAAATTATTGTTCAAGGTATATTTATTAATTGTCAAAAGTCTATAGTATAATGCCAAATATTCAGTTTCATAAGTGTATGACATTCCATAAGTTTTGAAATATTGATTTTGGATTTTGTCATCAGAAAATAGTTATAGCATTTTTAATCTTATTCGTTTATGTTGCTTATATATCTATTATTCTGAATGCTGTATGAATGAACAGGTACCCTGTGATTACTATTTATAATCTTGATAATTGAGCGGGTTAATGGTATGCTAAATATAGATACTTTCACTAAATATgatataaatgaatgagtgaatgacaGACAACATTCGCTTTTTTGACTTTACAACTGGCATTGTATCCTTGAGTATTTACCGTATGAACCATATCTCTAAGGTTGCCCATACTCTGTTAAGTACAGCGTGAGTTCAGTTTTGGCTTTGCCCTTACCAGCTGTGCACCCTTGGTCAAGTCACTTAACAGCTCCAGGCCCTCCTTCCTATCTGTACAATGGAGTTAGAAATAATTATCTACCTCTTTGAACTGAAGTCAGaagtaaatgaatttatttgATAAAGGGCTTAGAACTATGTCTAGCACCTCATAAGTCTATATAAATCTTGACTACTCTTATTAGTTTATACGTAGAGAGttcattgtttttctgttttcccaaTTTTCTCTTGTATGTTACTTTCACAACAGAAAGGAATAGTTATATTTTTCAGATGTAGTTTATTTCTGAGCATACTCCCGGCCATCGCCAGCTATCTTTGGCACTTAGCTTTTACTAAATGTAATGCCAAAGCCGagatcatttcatttatttcatttgctcTGGATCAGAGTGCGTGTACCTGACATCAGCAGCCACAGGTGCACACAAGCTGGCACAGGCTAGACACCACATTCTAACCTGACTCCTTCACAGGTATTTCCAGATGAGCTCCTTCCATGTCCTACTGTGTCTCTGTTCGCCCCTCTTCCCCTTATATTAGCCAGGATTAGCACCACCAGCCATCTTTCAGGTTGATAATGAGACTTGTCTTTTTCACTTTATAAGTGGAATATTTCAACTATAATCTTTAGTCTTCTCCCCTCCCACACCATGATGGAGATTATAGAAAAGTAAAAGCAACagctttccttttctccccaaGGTAATAGAAGTACTAATCTTTCTCACATTGATCAAGAGGTCTCAGCAGCACATTACAATCACCCGGGGAGCTTTAAGAACTTgttaaatcagaatttctggtTGAGGGGTCTAGACCTTTTtaggtttctttgtttttgttgctgttttgttttaactCTCCAAGTGATTCTAATTGTCATCTAGACTTGAGAACCACTGAAAAAGTGGTTTTGGTGCCTCCTCGGAACAGTCCCCAAAGTGCACTTAGCTGGGTCTTCTACAAAAAAAGGATTAATCACATCAACATATAAAATGGAATACCTCAGGAGAAAGAAGTAGAGAAGTGTGTTTGAGGCTGATTACATCTGAATGTACTTAGGCTGAAGGGAAATTAGGTAAAGCAACATAATTATGGCAGAATGTATTAACCAAGAGGATCACTATGGCGACAGTTGTTGAGGAATATGAAGTGCTTCTTGTACGTGTACCCTGTGTtaagcattttacatatataGTCTCTGACCTCCAAGAGTCCTGTGTGATTGATTTTATTATCTCCACtttgtagatgaagaaattgtggtTCAGACAATTTGGCTGAATAACTTGCCAAAGGTTGCAAACCTTCCAACTCGGGTCTCCCTGAGTCCAAAGCTCTTGTCAATTGCAGGTCTTGCTATAGGCCTGGCAGCACACATTCATCAAGTAAGGGACCCAGCAGATGGTACATCTTGAGATAAGCAGTTTCCCTTGTTCTTTAGCATCTGTTTCCTGGGGACTAGGTAGATTCTTCAATTCTGCTGTCTAGGGTGGTTAACATGTGGAAAAGCTGACAGCTCTGGATTCATCTAGTATCCAATATAAATCCAGATGCAATTTTTCTTTGGACTTTTCAGATCAAACATAAGGTGGGATGCCCCTCAGACTAGATTTCAGAGCCTCCTGGTTCTTGATAGAGGAAGCTTCAGTTCACTAAGCATTGACTATGCACCTGCTGTGAGCCAAGCACTGGTGCTGGGAGCACAAAGAAGGCATGGACAGCAAAGTGGGGCATTTGGGGCTTCGAGGAGGCACTTAGCCTAACCTCGTGGCTCAAGAAAAACCCAGACTTGTCTGGAAGGCTGAATATGAGTCAGGTTTACTAATAGAAACCACTTTAGGTATTTCAAGCAGAGAAAGATTTATTCCTGAGAACTAAGCAGGGGCTTATACAATTGAAAAAGGGCTAGGGGCGGGGAAGGGGTGGGTGGAAGTCAGGGACTTCCCCTAGAGTGCTGAGTTCAAGGGCACCACAGTAGCTATGATCCCACAATCAGGACAGTGCTGTTGCCACCACAGCTGCCTTCCACACCCACAGAGCTGGCAACTAGCCCCTCAGAGGGACCCCAAGCCCAGAAACATTAGCTGCCTTTTAACATGACCTCTCTGACCCCACTTGCTGCAACAACAGCAGCCAAAGCATGGCCTCTCTTTTCATCTGCCTCCAAATCTCACAAGAGGGCACCTGGTTGACAGAGGGAGTTTCAGATCCACACCCTAGCTATAAGGGAGTTTTGGAAGTGTTGCTGGGAGGTTTCCAATCTCAACTAGATTATTAGACAAAGAACAGAATGGAGGCCAGAAGTGTCACTTCTCAATGTTTACTACAAAGTGAGGACTTCCTAGACAAGAGGAATCATCCCGGGCAAAGGGCACAGGGCCAGGATAGAGCATGGCTCAAGTATCAAACAGCTGGGTACAGTAGGCTGTCTCAGAGTAACAGACACATCAAaatggagctttttttttttttatctgaaagtGCACTCATGTCtgatcaaagtatttttttttcattaatttgattCATATGTACACCCTACATATAAACTCCTTCATTGATATTGGGCTTGACCAATATTCAACTGACCACTAATGCAGAAGGACAAAGGAGATGAGCAAAAGTCACACAATAGAATAAACAAAAGTGTTGAGCGATATTTATCTACAAAGCAATCAGAGCCTATCTTAATTTTGTGGTGCTATAagagaatacctgagac is a window encoding:
- the Fzd5 gene encoding frizzled-5 produces the protein MARPDPCAPPSLLLLLLAQLAGRAAAASKAPVCQEITVPMCRGIGYNLTHMPNQFNHDTQDEAGLEVHQFWPLVEIHCSPDLRFFLCSMYTPICLPDYHKPLPPCRSVCERAKAGCSPLMRQYGFAWPERMSCDRLPVLGRDAEVLCMDYNRSEATTTPPKSFPAKPTLPGPPGAPSSGSECTAGGPSVCTCREPFVPILKESHPLYNKVRTGQVPNCAVPCYQPSFSPDERTFATFWIGLWSVLCFISTSTTVATFLIDMERFRYPERPIIFLSACYLCVSLGFLVRLVVGHASVACSREHNHIHYETTGPALCTVVFLLVYFFGMASSIWWVILSLTWFLAAGMKWGNEAIAGYAQYFHLAAWLIPSVKSITALALSSVDGDPVAGICYVGNQNLNSLRGFVLGPLVLYLLVGTLFLLAGFVSLFRIRSVIKQGGTKTDKLEKLMIRIGIFTLLYTVPASIVVACYLYEQHYRESWEAALTCACPGPDAGQPRAKPEYWVLMLKYFMCLVVGITSGVWIWSGKTVESWRRFTSRCCCRPRRGHKSGGAMAAGDYAEASAALTGRTGPPGPSAAYHKQVSLSHV